In Parasteatoda tepidariorum isolate YZ-2023 chromosome 2, CAS_Ptep_4.0, whole genome shotgun sequence, one DNA window encodes the following:
- the LOC107442240 gene encoding tetratricopeptide repeat protein 36 homolog translates to MTSKEDMAILNSVFNPLTPLGECAFEDIVDEELRDEEELTPIVEAAKELEVNGVKAAECGKLDEAIEVFSSAIQTAPARPSGYNNRAQAYRLKFDNAAALKDLNRAIELSGGKGRTACLAYCQRAFIHRFQNREKEAIADFTKAKDLGSDLARSMLVQMNPYAALCNQMLRKVMQEYQTGTNQ, encoded by the exons ATGACATCGAAGGAGGATATGGCTATTTTGAACAGCGtgtttaaccctttaacgcCACTGGGAGAGTGTGCTTTTGAGGACATTGTAGACGAAGAGTTAAGAG atGAAGAAGAGTTAACGCCTATTGTGGAGGCGGCTAAAGAACTTGAGGTAAATGGAGTAAAAGCTGCAGAATGTGGAAAATTAGACGAGGCGATAGAAGTTTTCAGCAGCGCGATACAAACAGCGCCAGCCAGACCATCTGGGTACAACAATAGAGCTCAAGCTTATCGGCTCAAATTCGATAATGCAG CTGCTCTCAAGGATTTGAACAGAGCCATCGAGTTGAGCGGAGGCAAAGGTCGAACAGCGTGTCTTGCCTATTGTCAGCGAGCTTTTATCCACCGTTTTCAGAACAGGGAAAAGGAGGCCATTGCTGATTTCACGAAAGCCAAAGACCTAGGGAGTGATTTAGCACGATCAATGCTGGTTCAGATGAATCCTTATGCAGCACTCTGTAACCAAATGCTCCGAAAGGTCATGCAAGAATACCAAACAGGAACTAATCAGTGA